TACGAGTATTCTTGATCAAGGCTTTTGGAACTCACTGGAAGAGTCAGAAAGTCTTAGCAGTCCGGTTGATACACAGAGGAAAAATCCGGCTGCCGATAGGATCAGGCGGTTGTCCTCGCTTTCAGAGGTACCCAGTTGGACATGGGATGAGAATTGGATCACAATTAGGGAGAACAATTCCGAGGACAACAATGTTATCATGAATGCTGTTGAATTTGAAGCTTATATGATTTGTGGGTCAGCAACAGTTTCCATTAGTAACGGTGCGGAAGAGCTGGAAAGCACATTCGGTACTGAGGAGTTGTTGAATTTTTCAGATAGCAATGTAAATAGCCGTAGTGGGAATTCAATTGGTTTCTTTAATGGTAGGAAAAGGTGTGTAGCTTTGAGCAATCTCAATTTTGTGAGAGACAAAGAAAAGTCGTTTCTTCCTTCAATCTCAAGTTTTTGAAGTTCATAAAATTCTTGTCTTTCCGCTCTCCctgtctctctctgtgtctctcaCACACACTGACACATGATTTTACATCTTTGGACTGTTGGACTTTAAGCTCAAGCAAAGTCTAAACATTAACAGAAAGCAAATGCAAGAAGAATTTGGTTTTCGGGAAGTCCATCTGCCCACTTTTTGGTTTTCTCAAATTCCCATACCTATCCATCTCACtttccacttttttttaatgggaaTACTACTACTCTTTATCCTCTAATTTATCAtttcagttcacatttcaagTGGTTTCATACATCTTCCATTTAAACGGACAAGTACTTTAAACATGACAGATGTGCTAAAAATGACAAAATCTTAGACGAAGAACAacccttctctttttcttaattGCCTCTCTATACTCTGTTTCAGTTTGCCCCACATTGGCACTTTTTGGTACTTTCAAGGACACATGTAGCAGAGGAGTTTGAGCAATAAGCAGTGTCATGCCAAGCTATCCAGTTGCAATATTAAATCACACACCCACTCTTTACTTTGTTAGGTATAATAATTTTGATGGATTTCCCTGAGTCAGAGGGTCCTCTCTGGCCATTTCAATCATAGAATTGCCCACCATCTGTTCTGGCCCCTTTTTTCTGTTAGGTAAAACAAGATTAAATTCCCGGAGGCAAGTAGGATAACCCACCTGCAATATCTAATTTCCCATACCAACAACTGTTTAAACAACTCCATTGTTTTGGGCTCTTATGTCATACAAAAACAACCTTGGGCAAACAGCTATGTATATGGGAAAATTAACCTTCTGTCTAAGGAGATTCCTGGCCTTAACTCAAAGGATAATTTCAAGCTCTGTTATAGGAAAATGAATATACCCAAGGTTACAGAAATGGAGGATCAATCCCCAACTATAAATGATAACTAATTTGAAAAAGAGTCTTTCAATTTGCAAGCTAGTCTAAATAACACATTATCCACATCGTTCGTGCGAGATGATTTCATTTGCAAGATTCAaggttttaaattgattttataaatcaaatcatgtCATATCAATGGAATGGAAAGTTCCATTCACACCATCTTGAAAATagagttttcttttaaaagaaaacttatTTAGCAAGCACTTCTAAACACACTAGCtagctctttctttctttctttttttttttttttttttttttttttgagaatcaTTATAGCTTGATTTTTTATTCATCCATTTCATTAGCCCCCCTAACATTTGGTATATCTTCCagtttttaagattaaataacACAATAGGTAGTTAATTAGTTAAGGTTGTACCAAAGTCGAATTAGTTGGAGGGTTCATTTTTTTAGCAGAAAGGAAGCGAGGTTTAGAAGTAGGAGAATCTTCCAACTCATACTTTTGTTTTCTCTGAAACCTTATCATCTTTTCTCAAAACTGCTTTGTTAccatcatattttcaaaagctTCTGTACAGTTCATACTCATAGAAGTGTCATCGTGGTTCTTGATCATTACTCAATCACATGGATCATATCTAACTGTAAATCTACTCCCAAATCTTTCTATAGAGGGTAGGCAGGTAAGATATCTGAAATTACAACTTATCCAAAAAGTTTAGACTAAGTGTAGAGTCAAAATTTGAATTCTGGATTAGAGATGAAAAgagatatatttaattattttacttttttcataaCAGGGCAAGGTTAATTTCCATGCACTTTACTATCGAATTGTGTtttgagttttttctttttttcctttatatatatatatatatatctaagaattattattattattttctcagtattattattatgagaAACACTTCAGACCGGTCGAGCTGTTAATCACACAAAATCAGCCCGCCAATCATCTTATGCCACGTAGGAAAAAGGACTAAAAGGTCAGTAGACCGTGAAACAGGGAATCAGAACGTAGCAGCTTGAAAACAAACTTCAATTTTCCGTCTGCCCTTCCCACGATCGCAAGTACTAGCTGTTCTCCCTTCTGCCATTTGTCTCAGCCCGACGCCGATGGAAGCAACCATCGTAGCCCGACGCCGACTAAAGTATCTCAGCCCGACGCCGACTCAACCATCGCAGTCTGGAATCACATCCTCAAGTCCTCGTCGTGTTCCAAATTGACCAGACGCATAGACAAAACCCAGTGAATACCTTGTCGCAACAGACTGATTTCCTGCCGAGCCACAACAGACTAAAAACCAAGGGCCACGAAGTCTTGAACGACAGACTGATTTCGAAAATACCTTGCTGAGCTGCGACAGGCTGTTTCTTGCCGAGCCACGATGGATGGAGATTGACCTATCAAGCTGCGATGGACTGATTTTGCGACCCCCGATCACCCATCCCAAACCCAATGTCTTGAACAACAAATTGATTTTGTGAGCCCTCCTCGTCGTTCGCCCTCACACTGCATGATTTTTGGTTATGACTTTCTCATAAGAGTTCTATGATTTTTGGGGGTTTTTTGCCATTAACTTCATCCTGATTATGGCACCAAGTGCTGTTCTTTATGGTCTACAAAGTGCGGGGATTTGTGGGAAGCTTGATAGCGCCAGAAATCTACCAGTTGGAGGTGAGGGGCCGGTTTGAGGGGAGACGAAGTGAGGGTGGTGTTGGAGGGAAATGAAGTGGTTCAGTCAATGAAAAACACGACCCACGGATGAGAAAATCGAGCTTGGTGGAATCACATGAGGGCAGCTTCTGATTTCTGTACGTTCTTTTGCCTCCAaatattgaatatatttgaGAGTTGGGAATGGGTTTCGTAGACCAAAAATCACAAGCAAACCAAATGGGTTTCGCAGCGAGAGAGTGATTTTCCGATGGAATTCTTCATTAATGGGTTGAAATCTATCAGCGTAGAGTGAGCTGGTGGCAGTGGAACTTTCAAAGCTCTTGGGCAGCGGTGCAAACAGACGAAACAAGAGATGAAAGGGGTCTCGCAACGGTGAGATGGGTTTCGAAAGGGAGCCGTAGTGAGCTAGCTTTCTGATCATGTGTGGTCCACAAATTAATTGGTGGAAGTCCTACATGGCAGGATGTGATTGGCGGGCTGTTATTTGAGTATAACCAGCCCGACCGATCCTAaggatttttctattattatatataaaagaaaatagcaaAGATCTCATAAAGATTTTTCCAGAATACCCTTGTACGTTTGAAGATCTATGAAGAAGTTTTTGATAACTATCGAGGCAAAAACAATATTTCTTGGAAATTTGTCCGCGCTTGAACTGAAGTTATCCATCCATGGGCATTTCCGGGGGCGTAGATGCTTTGCCCATGGCTATGATCTGGGCCATTGAGCCTGAAAAGATGTGCAATCTGGCCCAGCATAGTCCATACAGACAGTTTACTTTACCCAAATTTATTTTGGTCCGTTCGTGGTTCATGCGCTATGGGTTACAGTTTACCCCAAAGCGAGCCCAGTGTGAGGATCCACGAGTTCTATATTGGAGACTCTAAGTTCTGTACattcttttgaaaaagtagGGCGAATTTTAATGTCCAAGCAAGTTTAAATTGGAAGTTTATTTtctatagagaaatattatacaccataccattatttttattttatcttattatataaaatgtaatatatttattattattaaatgataaaaaatcatCTAATAAAAGACtatttaatagtgataaatatgtcacatattTTATAATGTGATGAAAGTGAGATGATAGTATGATATTatgtgtatataatttttcttttttaatataattgttgcATCAGTGCCGATATAATCACACCCATTTTCCTGATTTAATTCGcatctaataaaagattattagaaattttaattggttttataaattcatttccataATAAGATTAAGATATATCCAGTGGTTTCTTTTCCACCGAAAATTGGCCAAACTCGTTAATATTGATTAATCAATATTGGGTCCTAGCCTCTTGCAGCTAGGTCCCTAACTGGCCACAAGAAAAGAGATATCTCAGATCCGCTTCTATTGATCTCATGCTGGAGCCTGGTGTGTATAACACGTAAACTATtaacatcacttaaatataatataataaaatttgatttgtagaatttaaattttaaaatttatcttttaaattaaattatattatataaacactttattatatatattttacacaccgacttaataatagaatttctcaatttcttaaataagaaatatttaGGGGTATAAAAAAAACCCGATAAACCGGTaaatcggaccggaccggaccgaaccaaaccGGTGGCATCGGTCCGGTTCCGAGGTTGGTTCGGTCTGGTACTggctttaattttcttaaaaaaatcaaaattggtcaggttctatttttttttttctaaaaccggaccggacaggaccgatttatatatattttaattttttatattatatataatatataactatatataaaatagttttgtactatatgataaattactaattaatataatattaaattttaaaatcttatatcattttacttattgtattaatagttatattgatattatatagtgcatattaatagttatacttataatatatcattatatatcataatataatatatcattataatctataatataattataatatatattataatatactacaatatattatcactatagtattatatactataatatactatattatatatattatataatatataatatagtacattaaaactgataaaaccggaccggaaaccgATAAAACCGAAATATCGGTTTATAAGGATAACTGTTGCGTaatcgattttaaaaaatataaaatcgatACATACCAGTTcgatcctaaattttattcaaaatcggATCAAATCGGACCAATTATATCCCTAGAaatattttgagagagagagagagagagcgcgccCATTGAAAGCttcattaaatattatatatttttatcattttaaaataaaaaattgtgcaTGAGATTGATGGGGTAATAGGCCAGATTATTTGTCTAGCTAGTTGTGTACGTAAGAAATAAACCTCGGTCACATCAATCTTCAAATTAAGCACCCATACATGAATGCCTTTATAAAATggatattttctttgaaaagaggCCGATCGAAGTTAcatctttcaaaaaaatattaagcacCAACTTTCGGTAAAACAATTTATATCGTGCACttcgtatattatatatatatatataaaatcacggGCATggtgatattatatattatcttcATTACCATTGCAAATTTACTCTAAATATTAAGGAAAACGATAGCTAAAAGCATTGACTTTTATTAAGAATTTTCAGTGCTTTCATACATGGAACCTAAGAGCGGacatacaatatatatacatgtataaacTCCAGtggaatatgaaaatttaacaTGTATTCACAGCTAATAGTAATTCAACCagagtacgtacgtacgtacttccTGATCATTAGCTTAACTAGCCGGGGCATACATATATAAGACATAGGATTATTGATGAAGATATGCATGTTCTAGTTTcagcttctatatatatattttgtgcaGATCAGAACCACCCGATCAATGACAGAGATGATCATATGTGACCCTAGTACTCATGATATTGATGCCGTTGAAGTAGTAGTAGTACTGGTGATTATGGCGGGACCTCGAACCGGATTTGTTAATTTGCTGGAGAACAGTATATTAGAACTGAGTGCAGTGATAACCAGCAAGGCAAAAGTGACCAACACTGAGACTGCTGTTAGTAGAAGCATTAAGGTATGCGCTATGTTGCCTGTCACCCCTTGCGCATACTCCGTCGAGGCCAGTGCCAGCACCGTCAATGGGAACGAGTATGCCCACCATGCTATGCTGAACTTCCTCATCGATTTCTTGAATAGGGCTGGCCTACAAACCTGttatttttcaccattttgAAGTAATTAAATGTCAGTAATATTATCTGTGGAAATTGACAAAGGAAAGTTATACGGTTGCGGACATTGTCAACCTTAATGTTGGTGCATGCACGGTCGTGAAAATGATGCTGAAAATGACTTTAATGTTGGTCCAATATTGCGATATCTCTAGCTGTCTTAATGAAAATGACTTTATTTTCTATGAAGATGCTGAAATTGTATTCCTTGATTTGTTTTagtctttttatttattcttccttcataaattaaacatatatatgatcCGTAAAGGATATTCCAATAAATGAGTTAccaaggagaagaagaggaacaGTGAGAGAAAGAATAGCATCTTGGATGCAACGTCAAGCCTTCCAGAAATGGAGCACCAGGCTAAGCTTGCCATGCTTGGAGCCGCTATGAACATAAAGAAGGTGGGCGTCAGCATTTCCGGAAGACTGTTGCTTCCCGATAGCCTCTGATATAGTGTGACAAATAGCACCAGATAATGTATTATGCCCAACGAAAACATAAACACTGCACTCTCTGTCCAGTCCATTCTGGCTGCTGCCATGGCCCCCACCAAGTTTCCTATCACCGATATTTGACTTGTTGGATTAGCCATCGTCCACAACAACCACGGCCCTTTCGTAAACCACTGGCCATAGAGCTTTACGTCTAGCACCAACACCGGGACAACAAATGCGCAACAGAGTGTTTGACAAAGAATACTGCTTGGAGAAATGAAGGGTGATGATTGGAGCAAGAGGAGCCATGAAATCCATGGAGCAAACAGGTAGTTCACTCCAACAGGGTGGAAGAACTCTTTCTTAACCAACTGAAACCGAAACAAGCATCTTAGAATGTAGAGAACAGATTGGGAAAGTAGTGTGAATAGAGCCAGTGACCATAAAAGGGCGAAAGCCGTAGGAGGTAGCATTGAAAAGACTTGCCGAAAAGCGTGTGGATCGTCTACTGGATCTCCCAGGGTCTTCCACATCAAGGCCTGGCTGCAGAGAGAGAGGCTAATCCTAAAGTAGCCTGCATGAAATTTAGACAACACACTTGATGGGGGTTTTTCAATAATCGAAGCTTCAAGATGGGGTAGCGTTGTACTGCGACAACTGATCTGGTTTACGTCAATGGCGATCTCAATTTGGGGTTGGGATTGTTTCTCAGCCATTTTCGAGTTTGGTAGATTTTTGAGTGTAGGAGTTGTCATAATGGTATTTATATAGAAATATCAATTTCTCCTTTTAAaaggtttaataaaaaaaatatgataactatttataaaatataggaTGTGTTTGTTTTTAAACTATACAAAACTTCTTAATACGTTTCTGTGagtcaatattttcaatatcatCATCATAAGTAAATCGTAAGAACTCATTATCAGTTATAAATTAATCTAgttctaatattatataaaaatatttatttctctttttaaaaagtctaataaaaaaatatgataatttcttataaaatttagGATGAATTTTAAGTTGTGTGTAACTTTTCAATaacttttacatatataaatcagctttgctacatacagttgtcATATAcaatcggcgtgcagtcggctgtacggaatgaataaaaaaaaattataaaaaaatttttttatattcaagaggacctacatgaattataaaaaattataaaaataattttttttttcatataaatcttgtattaatttttttttttataactgacTGCATGCCAACTGCATCTCTTAACTgcaaaaaagtatttctctatatAAATAGGACCTTGTAGCTTGACGTTGAAATGAATGTCTTACGAAGGTGTACTTGGGGGAGGAAAGGGGCTGACTCTGCTAGCCAGCCTTTTTGGACTTGGTTAATTTGTGATGAAATCATGAGTTGTTCTGAGCTCTATACGGCTAGATCAGTACTAGATTCGTATATAGTGGGATCCACGCgatcaattaatttataaatacacTTCATTTTAATTCCCAAGAAAACGTGGTGATTTAGCGACATAAAGTACTTGCATGCAGCAGGGTCAATGTGGCATTATCGGattcttctaattaattatttttttaattataaattatatataattacgaAGAATGgaaatatcgtataattatttttaaaaaaaataaaatttgatattaaaaaattaattttgttatataaattttatatatatatattttttttaaattaattaaataatacttcCATACTCACAATTATAAGTCAACTATACTATGCAACTAGGTATCTTTTTATCTAGGATGATGAACGTCACTTCTAACCCACCTTGCAAGCTAGATGCGTATCTACTCGGCATGACTCTGCATGTGGGATATTTATATATGGATGTCCATTTTCTATGTGGTCCAATATTGAAAAAGCaaactatgtatatatataaagtaatgaGCCTagcaaataaaatttaaaaagcaaCGTTGTACGGTAACCATTTTAGCATACAGATAATCTCGTTATTGTTacgaaattaaaagaaaataatattgtaaaaaaagaggttgttatttaataatgaaaactttgaacttataaaagtaaatgatatttatatatataaaagtacaaATACGGTTTATGTATAACTTAAGTTATAAATTACGGCTAAGTGCAGTCATAATTAATAGTTAAGGGCGGTCATAATTGATGGTTAAagatggtcttaattgatggctaaatatGGTCTTAAATAATAGTTAAAGATGGTCATACAAAtcggtttataacacttcccttttggatgaccatacataaagaatatgcctcgttaaaaccttaccAAGGAAAAATCCAGTAGAAAAAAACCaatgatgaaagaaaaagaatacaaCATTCATGTATACCGCcaagtgctttaagattgcctcattgaAACTTTGCAAAGGAAAATTCCATGGGacaaaaccttagcgaaggaaaaagaatacaatTAGTAATCTCCATCAAAATATTTACTCTCTCTGAAATGTGCATTATGATAAGTTTTGAAGTCTTTGCATTCCAATGTTAtacacaattttcttaaatgttacAGTTAATAATgccttagtgaataaatctgccaaattATCACTTAACCGTATCTGCTTGATATCAATTTTACCTTTCTCCTCATGAATtacaatgatctctgagtgatttaaAGAGGTAGTAGATAATGTTtgcttgacagatctccatcatatagcagaattttcataagtaaatacatatccagtttgataTCTAcatctgtgtggatctgaaagataacttgcatctgcatatctaactaattgtaaacttgatccatgttgataaaataatctcatattaatCGTACTTTGGAGGTAACGAATGACATGTTTAataccattccaatgtcttcgagttagTGCAGAACTATATCTtgtaagtaaattaactgaaaatgcaatattaaACTGAGTGCAATTTTCAAAATACATCAAGGTTCCAATTGCACTGAAATAAAGTACTTTAGGACCAAGAATTTattcatcgtcttcacaagaacaaaatggatctttctgcacatcaagtgatcgaacaaccattggagtactcaggatATGAGCTTTGTCAATATAAAAGTAtttcaagactttatagtgaaaggtctttacattgatgcatctcaatattgtgtaccaactctttaaatgatgcagCTGATAATAAATTTGCCATATTGAGTCAAGAtcgttttaacattaaatttcctactcttctagagttgtactcttctggagttcttgtgaATAACATAGTTAATGGAGAAGTCATCAAAGTTAAGccaccaacctccatattcAATAAAAACGTTGGCCAcatttttagaccagacaagcaTCGTATGCTTTTATAACTCTTCTAGAGCTGTCAAGCCCTGCTgggctatgatgctacatctcttgtctcttgtagagagatgttTTACGAGAAACACTGTAAAGTAATAAAGATgatttgtctttccttttactCATCTAAGGATGTTGCTCttatgataggagcagagattCATTTTTCTGGAAGGAGTTATTCTAACGTCGTTTCAGAATCAAGACTTTTTAGTGCTCAATATTATGCCTCTGTTACGaccatgtctcggaggttattaGATAAAGTGAATGGGGTCAACTaactcaataatcaaatatcttattTGTGTTATAAGCTCTTTGTGAAGAGTTGTAAGAACAAAAAACTAAAGGAGAAAAATAAGGCGCTAAAAAAATATACCCTTGATCTTCAACCACGTATAGAGGATCTAGAAAGAGAATTACTCAAATACAGGATCAGCAGCAACAGATATTTAAAGAAGTCCAAAAACTTAAAGAATAAGGATAAGTTGAATTTAATCTCGGAGCAGATATCTAAAAAAGTCCAACTTTTAAGAGAGTAGGGGCAAGCTGCTTTTAATTTTATGGCTTAGTAAATAACTGTAGGATATCTATGTTTAGCATTTCCTCTATcaatatatgtaattttgtcttgttttcatatttttctctataaaagaaatattgagatcatcttcattctcattttatctttttcacttttctatAATTAGTTTGCATTCTTACTCTACAATCTCtctctgcattcttactctataATAACCCAGCAATCTTCTTGtagccaatatatgaggtattctacatctcattcaccagttgtttctgcttctaccaTAGGTGCTATAAcgtaatacaaaaataatctgACTAAAAAGTCAGATGATAatgctatctatgagcttgtgagtcttggTACCCGATTCTCATCAActattgtcgcattttctcagcgactacaatacAAAACTTGTGAGGCTGACAAACTCAATAAGAAAATTtctattcttcttaaacttCTTCTGAAATCCAAGATGAATGTATGAGcaataaaacaagagaataggaatttaaaatttttgcttgACTCTTCTTTTCAATTGTCTACTCATTTAAACAGGGATACCatgcaaatttttgaaaagcaagttcgtttaaagaatgagggaTCGTTTAAAAAATGAggcgaagagcctcaaatttttataattttgtttcgaaataataaaataatatttcacaaatattcaagttgtgtttctatcttctggtagatttTCTGtatgctctattttatttttcctttaataattcacatttcttacaaaaccgtaatatgaatctgaaatactgatttatatttcaaatatgtacaGTTTTCATGAGTTTTTCTGGAGCCTCAACGACatttaaattatctatataaactgtaataaaaactaatttagatactaaaaatatatgaaaaatatcttgTTTTACATGCGTTTGAGTTGTTTTAGAttatataaggatttttgaaacttgatagaatacgtACTTCAGGACTATATACTTCATACATTTTATATCTagtaatccatataaatatgcagttaataaTGCATACCCAAACTCTCAGTAactatcaagctaataaaaacctcaacaTAATTTCATCAACTTTaaaagtatattaatattatttctgcaaaaaactaacttgtgatttatatatcaca
This is a stretch of genomic DNA from Carya illinoinensis cultivar Pawnee chromosome 3, C.illinoinensisPawnee_v1, whole genome shotgun sequence. It encodes these proteins:
- the LOC122305687 gene encoding S-type anion channel SLAH4-like; its protein translation is MAEKQSQPQIEIAIDVNQISCRSTTLPHLEASIIEKPPSSVLSKFHAGYFRISLSLCSQALMWKTLGDPVDDPHAFRQVFSMLPPTAFALLWSLALFTLLSQSVLYILRCLFRFQLVKKEFFHPVGVNYLFAPWISWLLLLQSSPFISPSSILCQTLCCAFVVPVLVLDVKLYGQWFTKGPWLLWTMANPTSQISVIGNLVGAMAAARMDWTESAVFMFSLGIIHYLVLFVTLYQRLSGSNSLPEMLTPTFFMFIAAPSMASLAWCSISGRLDVASKMLFFLSLFLFFSLVCRPALFKKSMRKFSIAWWAYSFPLTVLALASTEYAQGVTGNIAHTLMLLLTAVSVLVTFALLVITALSSNILFSSKLTNPVRGPAIITSTTTTSTASIS